GGGAACTGGGCGCCGTCATCGACCAGGTGGCTGGTGCACTGTGGGACCAGGTAAGTCAATCAAAACATGAACGTGAACTAAGTATCGAAACAAATTTGGCTGTTTGACTTCATCAATATTTGAATCAATACTCGCCAAGTTCAGTTTATTAATAATGCATAGTATAGTGTCTGCacattatacatatataaatattttatatgcaCACAGTCCACCTGCATGGAAAAACCAAAGTTAGATCGACAAACACATGAATATAGATTCAATTACATACTGTATTCTTGCACATGATGTAAAATCTGTAATAAAAGtagaagaaatgtgttttaggGCTGAGTTTAAGATTCTAAGCCGAGCCAAAAATCACTACAAACagtcagaaaaaagaagagggtatactggtatattgtgTATGGTGTGGCATGAGATGAACAATATGGTATTTATTGATAGTGGCTTTGTAATTCAGAAGGAAAACTTTAAAATCAGCTCTGGTGATGACTGGCAGCCAATACAAAGACACCTAAAATGGTCATAAACCACATAAAGACCCTTAAGTGATCATAAGTAGACTTTAGAGAAGCACAGTAATTTATCCCAGATGTAGGGCTGCAgttaacttttattttcaatACTGATTATTCTATGGACCATTTTTCACTTCATTAATTTCTCATAAGAAAGCAAGAAGTGTCCATCACACATTTCCAGAGTAAATTGTGATGTCTtaaagttgtttgttttgtccaacccacagtccaaaacacaaatgttttcacttaactttattataaaaatcagaacaacacattcatcacatttgaaaAACTAGTGACACTTTGAGATTTGGCTTGAATGAAACGATAAACTAATGGTTTCAGCACACTGTCAATGCTGTAAATGAATGCAACGTTGCAGCATGAGCccataaatataaacaaataatgtttttcaTTGATGGAAAAGTACATTTAggataaagagaaataaaaatttACACACAAATTCAAAATCAAGGTTCATGGTAATGGTAAAGATGATTGTTTTTATCCTCTTATTCTGCCAAGTAATTTCTATATTACTCAATTAATTATTTAGTCTGTAAGAAACTAAAATTCATAATACAAATTCCCAAAGTTCACTTTAAATGGTTTGTTTTCACCAACCAGCAATATGAAACCAAAAGATGTTTAATATCACTGTCATAGACGACTAAGAcatacaaatattcacatttgaagcTGGAATGAATGAACCACTAAATCTTTACTTGATAACTGGAATAATTAATGACTAATAAACTAATcaactaaaaaactaaactgtGCAGAAAAGATTAAAAACTGTTGACTCAGGTACATTTCTCCACCAGTAACATACGGTGTTATATTTTttaaccactagatggcgacaaTCTCCTTTAAATTATTGGCAGACAACTTGAGCTCAGATCCACTACAACAACATGTCTTTGTTATTGCAGAATCTTTTCTTATTGCCTCACTTGTCATGTACTGTCTGTACATCTGTGCTAATAATGTGCTAATCTTtctctcctccgcctcctcaGGGAAGCACAAATGAGGTAAGCGGAGCAATCTAAGTGGGAATAATCACAAAGGCGGGAATACAAAGAGCAACTTTTTGGAAAGCATGGGCAGGCTCTCACATTTGTACTTTCATATAAATAAGAAACAGTTGATGCTGATATGACGTTGCTGCCTATTTTCGTCACCATTTCCCAGCTGTGTTGCTCCCAAAATTGCTCTGTTTGTATCCCTGCCACGACATTTTCTCAAGTTATTTTAACGAGTTGAAATCCTTCGCCTGTAACCACCCACATGCACCTCCCCTTCGCTCTCGCAGGCTCTCTACAAGCTGTATAACGTAGCGGCCAATCACAGGCACCTGTACCACCACGCCTTCCCGGGGCCACAGATGGAGGAGGTCGCAGAAGAGCACGACAGGAAGAGGGACTGATCAGATCAGACAAAAACCACAGCAGGGACTTCCTGGTGATGGACacgaggaaggaggggaggagcaTCCTCACCTATCAGGCACTCTTTTATCTCGGTATTGGCAGCCCACCAATACATTCACTACTTTAAATCTAATAAAGGACCGTGTAATGTTCATGTATAGGCAACGCCAGAGCATCTTCTCAGTGGGCGCCTGCTTTCAAGCGATGGATGCCTTgaatcatcgtcatcatcatcgtcaacGCTCACTCTTTTGtctgtgaaaaagaaaaatttaaCACCTGCTGTACAGACACTGTAGGCACTCTGCCGGAGGAGGCCTCGGCATATCCAACCTCCAGTCAGCTGTTGATTTCATACAAGACGGGTTTTTGTTCCCCCCCCTCCATCATTTGTCACAATTTTGAGGACAGTTTTCAAACcatagctaaaaaaaaaatctgtgaaatCCCCATTTGTGACTTAATTGTTCCGTTCTTTGAAGTTTAGTGCTGTTTATAAGAATACAAACAAGATGTTTGAAAGCCAAAATATGTGCTGTATGTTAAATAATGAAGCGTTACAAGAGTCATCAGCATGGTAAATGGTTAATGTCTGTCATCTTTAAGCTCTTACAAACCAGGtataccttttaaaaaaatgataataattgaGTTTTAATAGTTGTGACAAAGTGATATCGTGccataacatgtaaaaaaacaaaaaaaaaaagatttcacaTCAACTCAGCCTGGCTACGATGGCACATTCATTAgttgtatacagtatatttgtttgattttggAGGTTGGTGTTACTTTTTGACAGACTTCTGGATGAGGAGATAAGCTTTGTGCTGGCATGTACTTTCatataacagacacacacaaaaaaaagaaaaacacacaaacacacacacacacacacacacacacacacaatggtttGAAGTTTACACAACATAGCTGACTCTCACTTTATAGTCCTTGCTTGCAGTTTTGTAATTAGGCAGCGTCCCCAGTGATGCTCTATACGTGTTTGGGCTTTGAGGTTGTTGAAGGGAAAGAGTGTCGTTTGGTTTGCATTGTGATGTAGAGGTGGCAGCTGAAACCAttgttgtgtttctctctgaatGTTCGAGCAAATCCGAGGAATGTAGCTATTCTGCGGCCACCGAGGAATCAAAGCTAGATGTTATTAGGCGGGGCGACCGGcctgttctttttgtttttttggaaagtATCCTCATTCCAGATCTCTTTCATCATCTTCACACACTTAAGTTGAATCatctgtgagaaaaaaaagttttaaaaaaagttgcatgttaaaaaaaaggaccGGCCCCGATTTTTTTGTGAcccaccccccctcaccccccctccgAAAAAACAGCTTGCATTCGTAAAACTAAAAAGGCTCGTATTGGTGACAGCACTTTTTTCGGTGTTTGAACACTTTTGGCTTCGTAGACTGTTACTGTACGTTTGTAAAACTGTGATTATTGTTTTGAGCTCATTGAATAACCCTGAATCATagcactgttaaaaaaatatctgCATTACATCCAGCTGCAGTGtcaaaaaatgttctttcattttatttttttcctccccccctcttaTGTGTGTGCGTCTGGTCACTGACAGTACAGGAACACTGTCATGCATATTTAGCAAGTTTATACTGAGGTTTGACCTCAAAGGTTGAAAATTTAAAGGCACTGCAGCAGAGTGGCTTCTCCAGTCTTCCACAGTGTATAATCAACATGAGTGAGGCCTCCACACAAAGAACCATCTAGcgtgagtttaaaaaaaaaaaaaagaaatcacatttttttcatgacCGTTTGAAGCATTTCGTCCATTCATGTCAACAAAAGTAACGTTTGTTTAGGTTTCATTGCATTAAAACTCCAAATTGACTATTCATTCAAGATTTTATgagtttaacaaaaaaaaaaaaaagaaagtggatAACTTGGATTAAACAATTCATTCCTAAAGCCGCCCTCATCCACACATAAATCAACCCCGGATATCGTGGGAGCCCGAGTGTACTGACAGGTCAAATGAATCAGCCTCTTCCAAGTCAACACTGCTACGTTTCAGCACACCATGCATTTGCAAGATTTCAGTTACGACGAAATAATATCTAATAAAGTTGGACCAAATTAATGAAAACCAGACTTGAGTAATTTGTTATGCTCAATAATCAGGATTATATTCAGTTACATTGTAAAAAGTGTCTGTTGAagacgtgtgtgtctgtgtgaaagtGTAGCAAGAGGAAACAGGCGTTGTCTCAAAGggtatttgttttattcactgCAGACTTTATTGCTTATTTCCTGTACTTGCAATCCACAAAATTATGTATGTACAAACCGGTGAAACCATTCTGAAAAGATGCAACTGAGACCTTCCTGCACAGAGAAGGActcatgaaacaaaaaaagctgaGATTCTCGATAAACCTATTCTACCGTCCACCGATCAAACACTCTTTAAAAGACGTTCAGAAATCACAGACAAGTTCAATCAGACACTTGTAATTCTTATTCGTGCTGTAAATATAGTTCCTGGTAGTTTAAGAAGAGACCTGAACGTAACTGTAAAAAGGTAATAGCGTTATAAACTACTTATATTTCCTACCATGAGTGAAAAATACTTGTAGAAAACTAGCACCGGCCTCAACTAGACAAAACCTATGGCTTAAAGACACTTCTGAGTATCTTAAAAGTGTGCGATTGATCGGTGATCAGTGGAATAAGCTTTCAAGAATCTGCACTTCAATTTAatcacagaagaagagagacgTGTCAGTCCATAAAAAAATAAGGCATTACTGAGGCAAGAAATATCCAGAAAGAATGAAACAAGGAGAATTGCACTTGTTTGGCAAACTTAAATGTCTtctgaagtgtttttaaaaaaaaaagttccagtAGCTTATTTATGTTTcattatataaacacacacaagaatatTCCTGACTTACAGTAATGCCGAGAGCCGCGAGATGCTCAAACCACTGCATCAAATGTGATGCTTCATCCGACAAGGTCTTTAAATAAAGACGTGTTTCATATCAAAACTTAAATATCTGATAAAGTTTTGGTGGATTGTCTTATAAAGgatatgtcatttaaaaaaaaaaaaaaaaaaaaggaacaatgcacacttttttttgtttaatgtagtaaaaaaaaaagtgtgttttcagtttatgAGGgtaacaaaaagcaaaaaaggaaaaaaagtattttaatacGGAAACAAATTAGAAGAAGCTGCCTGTCTTTTTCTCCTGCAGGAAAAAACGACGGAGTAGCTGGTGTATACACGATATGAGCTGACATTGTAGAAATGCTGcatttgttatttaaaaaaaaaaaaaaaaaggcacaatcTCAGGATGTTTTTGAACAAATATCCAGAGTTTTTTTCAGACTGTACTCCTCagtctttaaaacaaaaaatccaTACAGCAATTCAGCTCTCAGGGCAGTGGCTGTAAATGGCACCACAAGCAGTCTCCCCAGATGTAGCACATTATaggtttttcattttcttcattggagttttttttttttcttttcagtcacACAGTCATTCATACATTGAGTGTCACAttgaggagggggaagggggggttaAAGGGGCCTCAGAGGAACCCctaccccacccacccccaacACCACCAATGTGCGTCTTGACTTCCTGGCTGATATATTTGGATTAAGCGAAGGCACAGATGTGTTTGGTAAAAAGAGGCAATTAAGAGTCAATCATGATTTCAAAGGAAACCCTGACCGCTCCCAAACTGTGGGAACCTCAGAGAGGTGTGGCAGCGATGGAGTCCCcactgcgcacacacacacacacacgcacacacacacacacacacacacacatcacatgttCCCTATGAAGTTCTTGTTGGGCTGCTGGGCGTACCACTGCTGCCGCTGTTTGCGAGCCTCCACCTCGGACAGCAGCGCCTGCCGGTACGCCTCGTAGGATTTGACGATGTGCTCCAGCTCCTTCATGAACAGCAGCTTCAGCATGCCCTGGTACGTGTCCAGGTCCGCCAGCTGGAACAACTCCCACTTCAAGATATGGTCATACCTtgatggagaaaggaagagattCAATTGTGTTATTTGGATGAGTGGTTTATTTAtatcacacataaacacaaaacacaatacaCATTTCGACTGGTTTCCAAGGGCGGTGAAGCATATCATCAGTGGGTGTTGGTAATATGACATAAGAGGTAGCAAAGGGCCAATAAAAGAAGTCACAAGCTGATGTGAAAGGATGCAgcctttctatatttttctaattgtcaataaatctaatgtgcagagccaaaccaataatcaatcaatccaaTCAAGTATTATGTAAGTCTGATATCTTAtttctctgtgctgtagacctccgtTACCTTCCCGTTGGTTTAGAAAAccgctccaaagactaataacagtaaTCACATTTTGGATATAAGACACAATACTTGTAgcgatcagttcattgttggtttggctctgaaCATTTGTTGACAATTAATCATAATTACCAAACATTTCTTAGTTCTTAGCTTcacaaatgtgaggatttgttgctctttttagttttttaatgatagtaaactgaatattttttgggTTTAGGACAAAACAAGCAAGTTGAAGACGTCACTTTTGCCTTTGgtgaaaaacagaagaaagtcTGCACGCTGTAGCTCCCAAAACAAAAGGGACATTTCGAGCATCTTGTTCTTCTTCAGACAACATCACTCTTGATATCACATTAAAACTATatctgcattgggagctgcagtgtgcggactttcttctgtctttcactGATTTAGTtctttggtccagcacctgGTTTTCTTCAGTAGCAGACCTTTTCACCATCTTCCTGAAAATAACTGGCAGACTAAACAGTGATgaaaatactactaatactcaCTTGAGGGGGGCGCGGGCGTACACCTGCAGCCAGTCTGGGATCTCGGCTGTGTGGTACGGGTTAGCTGGCACCAGCACCGGCTGGTTCCTCTCCGCAGGACGCGGCTGATAGGTCACAGGAGGTGGTAGCGGTGGGGGCTGATCGTAGCGAGGCACACTGAAACAGACCCATAGAATATAAGTATTTACACCTTTTCAACCACATTAAAATAATCTAGACAAAGGATTTTAAATAGTTTAGGAAAAAGTAGCATTCAGGGCTTAAAGGGGGCgattaaaaaatttaaaaaagagtgGAAGTGAATAAAATGCAGCTTCATTAGCGTGGGAAACTTGAGTTTTCACATTAAACATGTACCTCGGAGCACAGGGGTGACGATACTGTGCCCTCTTGTTGATGTGATCCACGTAGTAGACCCCGAACTCAGCCGACTCCACCTTCTCCCAGCCTGGAGGGAGCCCTTCCCTCTCTAGGGGGTGGCTCCAGTGTGTAGTGTTAGTGTTGTGGTCGATGTAGTACTTCCTGCCACGGATGGTCCAGTCGACGGTCCAGCCGGCCGGAAGAGGGAGGTCCTCTCCCGTCAGACTGGAGAGGTTCCCCAGGGACTTGGCCTGTATTCGACCTATGCCTgaggaaaacaaacatttctttttagaaacctagagggagagggagagatgtcTGACCAAACATACAGCCGAGCAGCTGCCAGAACACAGAGCCTCCGGGAAAGAGGAAATATTTTGGGAGACTTCTTAAAAACATCATGTGTGGGAAACTGTCATTTAAAGGAGAGGAATGTGTAGCATTTAAAAAGGTCGTTCTGATTTGGCAACTGTGCACACAGCAGGATAAGAGAGGAATGCATTGAATCACTACTTAAAACATGACTGATGCAGTTTTAAGTATTGCAGTGATTGTGGACAATGTTTCCTAAtccctctgactctctgacCGTAGTGACAGAGCATCTTATTCTGACCGACATTGTGTGATGAATTGTAGGAAATGGGAGTGTTGTTACATTCAGACAGGAAGGTGGACAGATCTCTGCATACACAGACGCTCTTTCACTGGATGATGACAAACCACCAAACTCCCAAATTCCCAAATACTCAGACAGCAGAGCCGGTGTGTTCGACAggttttgtacttttttattgGTGAATAATGTCAGCGGAGGAATTCTGCCAACAGCTGTGTGAACAAATTAAGCGGAGGAGCGAGAACTATTATGAGTCAAAAAGAACGAGCCTGGAGGGACACAGAAAGTgttgaaaacacacaagaatgtGCAGAGGATGAAGAATCTCGGCAAAATGGCCGCTTCAATCTGATAAATTCTGCATGAGAGTGACAGCAACAGAGAGCCGCAGCTCTCTGCCAGCTGCTGAGTGAAGGGACGGGAATGTGAGAGTGTTCCGCAGaaatgtcctcctcctccttttcctccacctcatcatcatcatcatctttgcCCTTTTTCTTTAGAAACATGGCAGCCGGCCATACTCACTGCAGACTAAAGCTCAATGCATAACAGGAATTTAACTGGGTACAGTCGAGACGAGTTTACTACATTTACAAACGGTGATTCAGCAGTTAAGAAGGAAACAAACTGGGCGACTTTGTGttgaagaaaaacatgaaatcaaacaCTAAATATTGACAATAGATCAATTTAGAGATACTgctctttgttttctcattgAGTCTTCCCAGTTTTCGCACTTTACTGAAACTGAAGTGTCATGCTCACAATTATGATGCAggattaatgaaaaaaaaattaaactataCAGGTGTTTGtgattttctgattattttcgACGAAACATtcaaaaaattgtgaaaacaTTACATTCACTGTTTCTTATAGGCCTCAGTGATGTCTTCTATTTGCTCGTTTTGTCTGACTAACAGCCCAAAACTTTGAGATACTCAATTCACTGTCAAACACGAGGAAGAAAAACAGCGAATCATCACATTCGGGAAACTGTAACCAGAAATGTTTCTGCATTCTTTACTTGAAATATGACTGATACCATTATCCGATTACCAACTAATCGATTCATTGTCACAGCTCTAactttttctcatatttttaagTAGAGTTTTTTAAAGCCATCCTTTTTCCCCATTCTAAATAAACACTTATAAACTGCCTGAtttattttaagtaaatataAGGAGTACAGAAATACACATGTTCGAGTATTTCAAAACAATATTTGCGAACAGTCATGTTTTCATAGTGTAAACATAATGCTGGTTAAAGAAAAGGGGCCGTCGGCCAAGTTTAGGTGGATGACTCCTTCGAAACATCTCTGATTACAGCATTAACCTTATGTATGCACTGTGAACATACAAAGAGCGGCACCTCAGCACACGGATGATTCATAGCAGTGAGCAGAGTGAGGC
This is a stretch of genomic DNA from Scomber japonicus isolate fScoJap1 chromosome 16, fScoJap1.pri, whole genome shotgun sequence. It encodes these proteins:
- the sav1 gene encoding protein salvador homolog 1 isoform X2, with the translated sequence MLSRKKSKNEASKPAEVHGKYVKKETSPLLRNLMPSFIRHGPTIPRRTEVPLPDMGPSSYPVAPSREPVVSRNKSFLRAPVQRPPHEVARRESHRMSAPPYLPRSLGDQPHEYGGSSQSFLTDVSPMSENGDAARYYYPSEPYYENQQQQQVPDRFPEDYRYYEHNEHNFQRVSKKKCLFSSGIGRIQAKSLGNLSSLTGEDLPLPAGWTVDWTIRGRKYYIDHNTNTTHWSHPLEREGLPPGWEKVESAEFGVYYVDHINKRAQYRHPCAPSVPRYDQPPPLPPPVTYQPRPAERNQPVLVPANPYHTAEIPDWLQVYARAPLKYDHILKWELFQLADLDTYQGMLKLLFMKELEHIVKSYEAYRQALLSEVEARKQRQQWYAQQPNKNFIGNM
- the sav1 gene encoding protein salvador homolog 1 isoform X1 → MLSRKKSKNEASKPAEVHGKYVKKETSPLLRNLMPSFIRHGPTIPRRTEVPLPDMGPSSYPVAPSREPVVSRNKSFLRAPVQRPPHEVARRESHRMSAPPYLPRSLGDQPHEYGGSSQSFLTDVSPMSENGDAARYYYPSEPYYENQQQQQQQQQQQQQQQQQQQQQQRQPQPRRVPDRFPEDYRYYEHNEHNFQRVPRQHTPPAPSRPPSGIGRIQAKSLGNLSSLTGEDLPLPAGWTVDWTIRGRKYYIDHNTNTTHWSHPLEREGLPPGWEKVESAEFGVYYVDHINKRAQYRHPCAPSVPRYDQPPPLPPPVTYQPRPAERNQPVLVPANPYHTAEIPDWLQVYARAPLKYDHILKWELFQLADLDTYQGMLKLLFMKELEHIVKSYEAYRQALLSEVEARKQRQQWYAQQPNKNFIGNM